One segment of Plasmodium vivax chromosome 14, whole genome shotgun sequence DNA contains the following:
- a CDS encoding queuine tRNA ribosyltransferase, putative (encoded by transcript PVX_101010A) has translation MMGRSTPSRENPSAQKQYRHYSLVVQVKRSPPWEIHQVNPCFDYPGFSFTVLEESQQEGNHSRIGIIKTPRGEIETPNFLFCATKGCMKSTPISFVKDCKTQIILSNTFHLLIHPKPHVIFQLGGLHSFMNWQGPILTDSGGYQLFSMTFGSVSDEIKRKSRGGAGNTVGVGGADSVGNPGNNRGRDQQGGIIAAAPAASTASAAHPPRGDIIVKISEQGALYKSYHDGALDMLTPESSIQAQYLLGSDFAVVLDECTPYHIEREYTERSMHRSHRWYIRCLLEFKKAMTMPNYHSYLNQLHNKKYKVQQKWREREANKQALYGIIQGGIYTDLRLKSCQVVCNLPFFGLCIGGCLGKDKQMMYSVIERTMRFVRREGQANRGNSSSASSSGSTPISRAKPVHLLGIGQIRDIFFGVRQGIDTFDCVIPTRLARHGYYLCSVETIRKVEGKLCTSIKKEYIKIKSKIHELESGPLEEHCPCYTCANYSRAYLHHLYKINDNLLGTLLTIHNVCYMNRLMEDIRGGIRGGCLDEVEKRWVR, from the coding sequence atgatgggGAGGAGTACCCCCAGCAGAGAGAACCCTTCTGCGCAGAAGCAGTACCGCCACTACAGCTTAGTTGTGCAAGTTAAGAGGAGCCCCCCCTGGGAGATCCACCAGGTGAACCCCTGCTTTGACTACCCCGGATTTAGTTTCACCGTCTTAGAAGAATCACAGCAGGAGGGTAACCACAGTAGAATTGGCATTATAAAAACGCCACGGGGGGAAATAGAAACCCCCAACTTTCTCTTTTGTGCCACGAAGGGGTGCATGAAGTCGACGCCAATCAGCTTTGTGAAGGATTGTAAAACGCAAATCATTCTGTCAAACACTTTCCACCTGTTGATTCATCCCAAGCCACACGTCATTTTCCAGCTGGGCGGGTTGCACAGCTTCATGAATTGGCAGGGCCCCATCCTGACCGACTCGGGGGGGTACCAGCTGTTCAGCATGACGTTCGGCTCGGTTTCGGACGAGATAAAGAGGAAGtccagggggggagcaggCAACACAGTTGGCGTAGGTGGCGCAGATAGCGTAGGTAACCCAGGTAACAACCGGGGACGCGACCAGCAGGGTGGCATAATAGCCGCTGCACCCGCCGCGTCCACCGCGTCTGCAGCgcaccccccccgcggagaCATCATCGTGAAAATCAGCGAGCAGGGGGCCCTGTACAAGTCGTACCACGACGGGGCCCTGGACATGCTGACGCCGGAGAGCTCCATCCAAGCGCAGTACCTCCTGGGGAGCGACTTCGCAGTGGTACTCGACGAATGCACCCCCTACCACATAGAGAGGGAATACACGGAGCGGTCCATGCACAGGTCCCACAGGTGGTACATTCGGTGCCTCCTAGAATTTAAGAAAGCCATGACCATGCCAAATTACCATTCCTACCTGAACCAGTTGCATAATAAGAAATACAAAGTGCAACAGAAGTGGAGAGAAAGGGAAGCCAATAAGCAGGCTCTCTATGGAATCATCCAGGGAGGAATATACACCGATTTGAGGTTGAAAAGCTGCCAGGTTGTTTGtaatttgcctttttttgggcTCTGCATCGGGGGGTGCCTTGGGAAGGACAAGCAGATGATGTACAGCGTGATAGAGAGGACCATGCGGTTTGTCAGGCGGGAGGGGCAAGCCAATCGTGGTAACAGTAGTAGTGCTAGTAGTAGTGGTAGCACCCCTATTAGCCGCGCCAAACCGGTGCACCTCCTAGGGATCGGCCAAATTAGGGATATCTTCTTCGGAGTGCGTCAAGGGATTGACACCTTCGATTGCGTCATCCCCACGAGGCTGGCCAGGCATGGCTACTACCTATGCTCAGTTGAGACCATAAGAAAAGTGGAAGGCAAATTGTGCACAAGTATTAAGAAAGAgtacattaaaataaagtcCAAAATTCACGAGTTGGAAAGTGGCCCTCTTGAGGAGCACTGCCCCTGCTACACCTGTGCGAATTACTCCAGGGCATATTTGCACCACCTCTATAAGATAAATGACAATTTGTTGGGCACTCTGCTGACCATACATAATGTGTGCTACATGAACAGGCTCATGGAGGACATCCGCGGGGGCATCAGGGGTGGCTG